TCAGGGGCCCCACTAGGAAGAccctggccccctcctccctgcacctcgCAGCCTCCCAGTGCCATtgctgcagcctttcagtttcctctgccccaccctacccccaaTGTGCTGAGGGTAGGGGTCGTTGCTGTCCACTCCTCACCGTACAGTTCAGCCCAGGTGACCCAGCACAGGGTGACCACCCCCAGACAGCATCCCAGAGGCAGCAGCCTTTACTGTGCCGGGGTCAGCTGGGAGAAGTGCCCTGTGCCCCCTCGGTACTTCCTGTGTCCTGGGAGGGGCTACTGCCCAACGTGGTAACAGACTGTCACTCTTTCGGGCCCTGTCCCCGCAGTTCTCGCTCTGCCTCACCATCGTGTTCCTGCTACAGCTGgctgctgggatcctgggcttCGTCTTCTCAGACAAGGTACTGTTGGGAGCCCAGGGCCCTCAGGTGTGacccaggggaggaagggaaggttCCTGCCTGACTAGTCAACCACAGCACTCCTTCCCCTCAGAAGCATCACCTTCGGGACGAATGAATGGCCTTTAGAGTCACCATATTTAAAGAGGGTTTCAAGAATGTGGGGTGTTCCTCTCTGGCAGCCTGAGAGGCCAACAGGAAAGTGAATCCTGTGACCACAAAGTTAAAATCATCTGCAAACTTAGTGGCAGATGATTTGGGAAAAACTCAGTTGCCAAGTGGTTCACAGACAATGTGAAAAAAACCTTCAATTATTTGGGTAAAAAGGTGTTTATTGgaataaatggaaggaaggaaggaaggaaggaaggaaggaaggaaggaaggaaggaaggaaggaaggaaggaaggaaggaaggaaggaaggaaggaaggaaggaaggaaggaaggaaggaggaaagtaaACATTTCAAGATTTCGAAAGGTGCTCACCATATCTGGACACGATCTGCCATTCACTGATAGAATTCCTTTCCCACAGGGCAAATCATTGTAGGGGACAAGTATAGGACCATTGGTAGGGAGCTCTGGGAGAAGTAGCGGAGCAAGAAGGAAGAGAGCATGGCAGAAACTATGAAGTTGAGAGCCACGGAATCCCTCAGCATGTCCTAGTCCTGGTTTAGTAAAATCCTCAAATGATCGTCGATGTAGATGTTTTGTTTAAAGAGAAGTAATTCTCTTCTGTCCACTAGAGGGCAGTGCCTCAGCTCAGGAAGCCTTTCTTAGAAAAAAGTTTCTCACCAAGTATTTTGTGGTAACAGTATTCAGAAGTAGATAAATACAATATTTGATTATCATGAAATGTGGCCCTGTGAAGTGACAACAGCAAGTCCAGTGGTACCTGAGGGCCCGTGGATCGATGGGCTTCAGAACGGGCTGCCTTCCATCACTGGGACTTGGTTCCGATTTGAagactaatttaaataaataaggttGACCACTGTCTACTGTTATTTCTGCAGGAGGAGCAGGTTAGGGTTTAGCCCTGTGTTCTGATTCCCTACTCATGTTTCTGGCAGGCACGAGGGAAAGTGAGTGAGATCATCAATAATGCCATCGTACACTACCGAAATGACCTGGACCTGCAGAACCTCATTGACTTTGGCCAGAAGGAGGTACGGGCTaagaggtgggctggggggcagctAGTAGTCTGGAGGGCTGTGAGCTCAAGTCAATGCCATCCCAAGAGAGGCTTCGCTCTCCAAGCCTgtgggctttttctttctttttttttttttcctcacccgaggacatttttttatagctcttttataagagaggaagggagagagagaaatgtggactggttgcctccagtatgtgccccgaccagagatcaaacccacaacctttcggttatggagtgacactccaaccaactgagccacaccggccagggctgtgggcttTTACGTGACCTACCAGGGCAATGGATTCTGGGAAGGCggttggaaaaataaaaacatccatgCAGAGTGCTTTCCAAGCACCTTTAAGGACACAGAACAGTGTCTACAGCAATCTAGCACTCGTGTGAAACAAGAGGGAGGTAGGAACACGTACTCATATTTGTGAAAGGAACCCAAAAGGATATGTAAGAAACCATTATAAGTGGTTGCTTATAAGGGGATGAGGAACTGAGATTTTTTAATACTtagaagttaaatttttaaaattgtgataaaatatacataacctagaatttaccattttaaccatttttaagtctGCACATCTGTGACTCTAAGTACATTCCCATTACCATACAACCATCATCACCACCCATCTCCAAAACTTTTGCAACTTCTCCAACTGGAACCCTGTACCCATGAGGCAGTAAccccccatttcctcctccccatctgttctactttctgtctctatgaattcgACAACTCTAGTACCTCCTACAAGTGGAATCACATGGCATTTTTCCTTTGTGagtggcttattttacttagcataatgtcttcaaggttcatccgtaATTGCAGGATGTGTCAAAAtccccttcctttttaaggctgaatgatatcccattgtatatatacgaggtctgtctgacAAATGTCcaggcattgttaatataaggagaatggtgTGCTCAACATTgatggaacctggcagccaaggagagtggactggaatgcgcatgtgtgaacagtgatgacttcactgtaccagtcagtgggggtggtagataccactgagtgagcatgtgtactgtgtggccatcacattcaaagtgactgagcaagaCGAAaaaggaatctgcatcaaattttgcatgaagcttgaacattccccggtggaaactattcagatgattcagaaggctgcagctgtgggcaactggtgattggcagcttcatcacaacagcacACCCACTCATGTGtcacgtctcatgcagtttttctgcaaaacatcaaatcacccaggtgactcaatccccctacagcccagatttggcgccctgtgacttctgggttttcccaaaactaaaatcaccattgaaagggaagagatttcagaccgtcgatgaaattcaggaaaatacaacggggcagctaATGGCGattgggagacctgtgtgaggtcccaaggtacctactttgaaggggactgaggcatcattgtcctatgtacattgtttcttgtatcttcctcagtaaatgcctctattttttcatagtacatgactgggtactttctggacagatctcgtaTACTACACTTTTGTTTTCTGATGCACACTTGAGTCACTTCCAACTTTTGGCTATCGtgaaaaatactgctatgaatcaaaagctaaattttaagtaaaagtgCACTTGAGACCAGTGCTGAGTTCCCCTTCCCATGGCTCAGCAGACACTGACCGAATCCTGCTTGCTTTCATGGAGTAATGATGGGCCCACAATACTGAAGGTTCTCTTCCTGTGTTTTCTCTACATTAACATAAATATTTGCAGCACTGAAGCTCTGATTATTTTGGTCAGTATTTCTGAACGCCTCCTTTTGCCAGGCTCTATGATATGCAGGACTGCAAAACAAGAAActgccctcacagagctcctAGTGTAACATGTAAaaccatatatgtgtgtatggCTGTGGCAAGTTATAACAAGGGATACAAAGTAACAGAAATTGAGAAGGGCCCTGGCCACgttgctcagttgattggagcatcgtcctgtgcaccaaaagtttgcagatTCCATCCCTGGccagagcacatacccaggtttcaggtttgatttctggtcggGGTGGgtaagggaggcaactgattcatgtttctctctccctctcctcttcctcctcgctctcttaaaatcaataaacatatcctcaggtgaggattaaaacaaattagaaattaAGAAGGAAAACTTCTTCACCGGAAGGCCACTGAGAAACTCAATCTCATGTTTCAAGGTTATCTATAAACACAACCCAAACCTACACGTGGAAGCTTTCCGTAGACCTCTGTCTGCTCTGAGAATTCTCCCGGTCACCTCAGTGAGAGGGTGGGCGGTCCCTAACTCTGTGGCGGACTTTGTTGCAGTTCAGTTGCTGTGGAGGGATTTCCTACAAGGACTGGTCCCTGAACATGTACTTCAACTGTTCAGAAGACAACCCCAGCCGGGAACGCTGCTCTGTGCCTTACTCCTGTTGCTTGCCCACCCCCAACCAGGTGAGCACACTTCGAACTTCCTTTCCTCCCGGGCAGTGATCTGAGTGACTTCGTGATTAGGGCCCCTGCAAGTGGGAATCCCCATCCCCTAGCGTAACTGATCAATTTCCTTGCACAGCTGTCGCATGTTGCTCTTCACCCCAATCCGATGTCTTTGTTAACCTCTGACTCCTGTAGCCCACATGGGGTTCAGAGTGGGCAGGTCTCTAAGTCAAGGGGAACTGGACTTGGCTCTCTCAGAGGAGGGAAGCTCTCAGATTTCACAACTGTCCAGGCAGCATCCCCCACATAAATTCTCTAACAATTTAGGAGTTTAGGAAGGGTGGGAATCCCATCCGCTAGGGCCTGCAAGAAAAAGTTATCGGAGTGAGAGTCCCATTTGGCTTTTCAACTCTCTCCCCAGGCAGTGATCAACACCATGTGTGGCCAAGGCATGCAGGCCGTCGACTACTTGGAAGCTAGCAAAGTCATCTACACCAATGGGTGTATTGACAGACTGGTCAACTGGATACACAGCAACCTCTTCTTACTTGGCGGTGTGGCACTGGGTCTGGCCATCCCCCAGGTAACTCACCCTGCAGGACGTGTGTGTCCCACAGTTCTGCAAAGACTCCTTTGTTtgggggagggcagctggggaTCCGCTAGGGTGTCAGGCACTGACATTGCTGAGGAACAAGGGATGAGAGGGTGCTGACCAGACTGGGGAGACTGAGCCGGGGAAAACACAGGCACTGCTCACTGCTGAGGGCCCCATCCTTCTTGCCTCCCCCAGCTGGTGGGAATCCTGCTGTCCCAGATCCTCATGAATCAGATCAAAGATCAGATCAAGCTACAGCTCTACAACCAGCAGCACCGGGCGGACCCGTGGTACTGAGAATCCATCCTGCACCTCCTCACTATGGCAACAGGCGAGCCTCCTCACCAACAGCAGTGGGTACATCTCTCAGCACCCAGTGGAGATTTGgattccagccccctcccccagcaacaGCCCAGTGGGAAGAAGCAAGCTCCTGGCAGGCAGAAGGCAGGTGCCCAGGTGGCTCAAGTCTCTGGAGGATatgtctcctctccccttcctagCCTTCAGCATTGCTGGAGagttattttgtattgtttctaaTCTTACTTATTTGGGCTCATGTTTAAGTTTTGTCTGGGCAGAGGTGTTTGGGAACAGCAGTTGCCAAAGTCATGGGGGTTCAGCTGCTGCTTTTCATGGAGGCACTGTAACTGACAGCTCTACTAAGGCCGCTTCTGAGCTTGACAGACACACTCAGATTCCAGCTGTGTCCAGCAAGACCTGGCTGGAGAGTGgacacagcagccctgcctggagCCCAACTGGCATGATATCAGCTCCATAAGGGAAGGGAATGAAGCAGGCCATGAGCTTGGAGGTCGGCTGGGGACAGTGGCATGTGTTGGGAAGCAATGGAAGGCGATATGTTTACTAAATGCCTGCCCTGCCATCCTCCTAGGTAGTCAGAGTGAGGTACATCCTGTCCCTCCCTCGTTTCCATGGAAACATGGCAGCAAGAGCAAGGGGGAGAGCCCAGCCAAATTCATCCctcttttccccaccccctttgAAAAATGTTTGGGACCATAGTCTCTGTATTATGCACCCAGTAGAGGTGGTACTGAGCCATAGCGCTTTTGAATTCCTCCCATCTGGCCCTCCTTCTCCAGCAAGTGGAGTTTCTTTAACCTTGGCAGTGTGCAGAGGAGGCGAGGTAACATCcaaccgccccctccccctttcccctgcacCAGAGCTCACTATTTCTACAGTGTAAAAAGCAGGGATcttgctggggcagggggagccagAAATGGCAATAAAAGTTTGTTGACCTGGGCTAGGCTGGACTCCGTGAATTTTCCATTCTGGCAACCAGAAGGGGAGGGGTAGAGGGCCTTGCCCATGGGCCCTCCCTCCCGCAGGGGGCTGGAGGCTCCCCTATGTGCCACCGTACCGCCTGGCCCCGTCTCCTTCGCTCAGATGCGCTACTCCCCTCGCACAACCCGCGCTCCGTCCAAACGAGGTCGAAAAATCCCAATTCTGATCAGGGGATGTGTTGATTTCATCCCAAAACTTGATGCTATTTTTTTCCGAACTAAAGTGAACTAAAATTAATTTGCCACCTAAAACTTTTAGGATGGGAGTAGGTCACGATACGCCTGGAAATCAGGGTCTAGCACGCTCTCTGGAGGAGACAGGAATGAGGAGGGGAAAGGCCATCTCTTCACTTCCAGGCTTGCCCCTCTAAGCCCCCTTCCGTCTTTACCTGAAGGAGCTGGTTACCACTGCCCATCTTGCTTTGGGAAGGAttcggaaaaaaaaaaacaaaacaaaaaaaacttctgAGCAAGGAGTGGGGGCTTCCTCACTCCCAGAGCTGCTCAACAGTGAGGGCGGCAAGCAACGAGGCCCCGGGGcgcagcagggggcggggccggggcggcccAGTCCAGCGCAGTGGGTGGTCCTCGCCCCGCCAGCTGCCCGAATCCACTCCCCTACCCTCCCTGCCCGGAGGAGCGGGGGGTTGAGCTACTCAATCCCACTGTGTGGCGAGTGTCCCCCGAAGTCTCCAAGACGTCCCCTGCTCTCAGGGGGCCCAGACTAGGGAGCTGGCCCGGCCCTGGAAAGGACTCGAGAGAATCCCTCCTGCACTGGGGAGGCAGACCCGAGTTCGCTCCCCGCCCCCAGTTTCCCCAAAGCGAGCCTTCTGCTCCTGGGAGGGCGCCTTTCCAGCAGCCGCCTGGGGCCCCCGGCCAAAACTGAGTTCCAGCTAGtaacagaatggaaagaaaaaaacaaaatcatcacaaataaaaaaattaaaagtaagggCCTTTTATTCTGGGAGAGAAGAGTTATAAAAGCACGCTTTCTTAATGCCAGAGAGCGTATTTTATCCTTTGTCTTCTTTTCGTGGCGTGGGCCCAGAAGCCCGTGTTTTGGGCCAGGACTTGGGCGAATGCATCTTTGCAGTTCGTGGGCTTTTGAGGAGCTCACCTGACAGGGGCCTCTTCCGGGGCCTCTTGGAAGAAGAGACCAAAAACGGTGGCCCACAgaaccagggttcaaatccagaTTTCTTAAAACTCCAGGCTGCATTTTTACTTACTAAGTCTCTACTGTCTCTTGGTATCTAGTCTTCTGGACTTTGACAAAAGGGTCTGGAATTCCTGCCCAGGCCACAGGTCTTCAAACAGCTGAGCACATGTTCAGAAGCTTGTAGTGTGGTTCAGTGTTTCTAGATTAATTTCTCAGTGGCTCCGGTTCTCAGTATCTCTCtagttttcttcctctttggcTTGAtgctaggaggaaaaaaaatgccccaatttttaaaaagattttctcattattatttcatgtttcaatttatttttctccctgaatTCCCATGTTTCTAATAACCCTAGTTTTGAGCATGTGTGGTTAACACCAGCATCTTAGAACAGCTGTTACACCCAGGTTCAAAGGCAGGTGGATGGAAGAAGATGGGTGGGGCAGCGGAAAGCAGGCTGGAAGggcagaaatggagagaaaacacTTAAAGGGTGGTGGAAATTTGGCTGGGGTGACATGACCCCATGTCAGGAAAGTACCCAGTGGTACCCAAGAAAGGTACCACTAGGTTCTGTGGGCCTCCAGCCCTATGATTTAAATTAGGACTTGAGTCTAGGACTGCCAGTTTTGCAGAATGCTCAATGAAATGCTGATTCCCTCTATATTTGTTTTctgctgctgctgtaacaaatgccACAAATTTAGTGGCCTAAAACAATTCAGATTTGTTATTTTACaattctggaagtcagaagttcAAACTGGGTCTCACTGGAGCAGAGCTGAGTTCCTTCTGAGGTCTATGGAGAACCcatttttcagcttctagaggccgCTTGCCTTCCCTGGTGCCTGGCCCCTTCGTCCATCTTTCAGAGCACATCAGTCCAACTTTTGCTGCCGTGGTCacacctcctttttctttctgacttgcCCATgttccccccccctcccccgtagGACCATTGTGGTTATACTGGGCCCACTATCCAGAATAATCTTCCCATTTTAAGAATCTTATTTTGAACACATCTGTAAAATCCCTTTTACCATGCAAGGTGATATATACACAGGTTCCAAGGATTAGGACGTGGACACTTTGGAGTGGCCATTAGTTAGCCTACCATGTCTTTCCCCACCGCTCAGGCATGACTGAAGCTGGGGGACATATAAGAATGAGCGAGAGTTCAAGGTGGGTGTTGTCTGGCCTTCGTTCCAGTAACacttaacatttactgagtgcctactgtgtgccaggcacacatATCTATCACGCAGTTTAAGAGGCAGGTCTTTGGATTCTCTGACTTGTCCCCATCCCTAAGGCCAGATATGTTAACAGCCTTAGGGGCTAGTTTCAAGAAGGGGACACAGAAAGGGCATAGTTTCTCCCACCAGAAGAATTCTGCTTACCCATTCATCTGAAATGGTCAGGAACATGGTGAAAGCCTCCACCCCCAAAGTAAGTCGAGTCATTAGGTAGTTCCATCCACAGATAAAACACTTACAGGAAGGAATGAAGCAAGGGGTAACCATGCTCTGGAGCTCAGGTCGGAAGTTCAGCCCCCAAAGTCTTCTCAGAACCACGCCAGGAATCTGGTAGGTCAGTTGGATGACTGGAATAGCAAAGAGATTCCAGAAATATTTCCGGTTATCATTGACTAATATTTCCAGTGTACATTGACTAATGAACACGAAGCATCACAGTGATGAGGAGAAGGGGTGATCACTAACGAAAGGTGTTAGGACAAATGGATTGCACGAAGTACTCCATAGAAAAGAAGTAATTCAAATTCATAACTCGCCTTGTACACTGACATGCTTTCCAGAGGCTgagataattaaatattttaaagcaaagcaaacaaaaatgagaataccTCATTTGTCCTAGCTATAGGGAACTGGAGTGCACCTGCCCAGCTCACAATGACTCTCCCTTTTGTGGGAACCAGTGCCCTACTCCCCCAGCCATAGGCATGAGTCGCAGGGAGCCACGTGCACTACAAGCCATGGTCTCCTAGGCGTACCTGACTGGATCAGGCCTGAGCACTGCATTAGTGTCCCTGGGCTAGTGTAACCAAGTACCACAGCCTGGGTGGCTGGCAACAACAGATTCTATTGCCTCCCAGTTCCAGAGCCCAGAAGTCCAAAGTGAAGGTGTTGGTAGGGCCAGGCTCCTTCTAGCGCCCCTAGTGGAGAATTCTTCCCTACCTCTTCCAGCTCCCGGTGGCAGCAGACAGTCCTTGGTCTGCGGCAGCGATCTgcagtctctgccttcatcttcacatggccatcttacctctgtgtctgtgtcctgatTTCTTTTTGTAAGGACACAGGTCATACTGGAATAAGGAACCTCTCTAGTATGACCTCATAACTAGACCTcataattacatctgcaatgaccctatttccaaataagttcgCATTCTCTGGTATTGAGGGATTAGTGCTTCAACATATCTTTTctgggggacacagttcaaccccTAATGGGCATGTAGCCCAAACTTCCAAACAGTTCCTTCTCTGGGACTTCAGACTTGAGAATGAGATTCTAGCCACAGCCTGGACTGACTGGTCTGGggaacagagagaaagcaggggaagctgaggctcagccTTCCTGCACCTGTGGACCAAGTAGCAGAGAAGGCCCAGTTACAGGAAGAGGAGACTGGAACGGAGTGGAGTTGGGTGGGGAGGCAGACaaaaggggcagaggaagggcgCTTCTGGTGGCAGCTTTCACAATGGCCCTACCACCTTTCTGCAGCACCATGGCTATCCTGACCTGGGCTTCCCGAGACACTGCCTGCTTGCATTGTCTGCTTAAGGAAGCTCAGCTTGGTTTCTGTTGCATACGAGCAAAGCTAATAAAAGGCTATAATCAGAGTAGGATACTGtactagttttctattgctgctgtgaCAACTCACCACAAACTTAGTGCTTAAGACAACACAAATTGACTCTCACACAGTGCTGGAAGTCAGGAGTCCGCCATGGGTCTCCCTGGGCTAAAATGCAGGTGTCAGCtgggctgcattccttctggaggatCCAGGGGAGAATCTCTTTCCTTGCATTTTCCAGCTTCCCGTAGCCCCCTCCTTCCACCTCTGAAGCCAGCAACAGCAGATCAAGCCCTTCTCATGACACCATCTCTCTCTGGTTCTCTACAGACGGCAAGGCTGCTCTTTGTAAGGACTCCTGTGATTAGACTGGGCTCATCTGCATAACACAGGCTGCCCTCCCCATCTCGAGGTCCTTAACCTTAATCACATCCATCTGCGAAGTCTTTTTTGCAATGGGAGCTCTTatgttcacaggttctggggattaagaGGTGGCCATCTTTAGGACCCACAGATGCGCAATACAATATTAT
This sequence is a window from Phyllostomus discolor isolate MPI-MPIP mPhyDis1 chromosome 10, mPhyDis1.pri.v3, whole genome shotgun sequence. Protein-coding genes within it:
- the TSPAN33 gene encoding tetraspanin-33 isoform X1, whose amino-acid sequence is MARRPGAPAAYGEEFSFVSPLVKYLLFFFNMLFWVISMVLVSVGVYARLMKHAEAALACLAVDPAILLIVVGVLMFLLTFCGCIGSLRENICLLQTFSLCLTIVFLLQLAAGILGFVFSDKARGKVSEIINNAIVHYRNDLDLQNLIDFGQKEFSCCGGISYKDWSLNMYFNCSEDNPSRERCSVPYSCCLPTPNQAVINTMCGQGMQAVDYLEASKVIYTNGCIDRLVNWIHSNLFLLGGVALGLAIPQLVGILLSQILMNQIKDQIKLQLYNQQHRADPWY
- the TSPAN33 gene encoding tetraspanin-33 isoform X2, whose product is MARRPGAPAAYGEEFSFVSPLVKYLLFFFNMLFWVISMVLVSVGVYARLMKHAAALACLAVDPAILLIVVGVLMFLLTFCGCIGSLRENICLLQTFSLCLTIVFLLQLAAGILGFVFSDKARGKVSEIINNAIVHYRNDLDLQNLIDFGQKEFSCCGGISYKDWSLNMYFNCSEDNPSRERCSVPYSCCLPTPNQAVINTMCGQGMQAVDYLEASKVIYTNGCIDRLVNWIHSNLFLLGGVALGLAIPQLVGILLSQILMNQIKDQIKLQLYNQQHRADPWY